One genomic region from Thiohalorhabdus denitrificans encodes:
- the rpoE gene encoding RNA polymerase sigma factor RpoE, with product MGDRQTDQQLVERVKNGEQQAFDLLVRKYQHKVYGLVSRFISDPAAVEDVVQESFIKAYRSLDRFRGDSAFYTWLYRIAVNTAKNYLVAKGRRPPDADIDASDAEQMSGADVMREVGTPEDVALSKEMSEKVLQVIEELPSDLRTALTLREIDGLTYEEIAKVMDCPIGTVRSRIFRAREAVNNALEALSREKEEQ from the coding sequence ATGGGCGATCGTCAAACCGATCAGCAGCTGGTTGAGCGGGTAAAAAACGGCGAGCAGCAGGCATTCGATCTGCTCGTGCGCAAATACCAGCATAAAGTGTATGGTCTAGTCAGCCGGTTCATCTCCGATCCTGCGGCGGTGGAGGACGTGGTCCAGGAGAGCTTCATCAAGGCCTACCGCTCCCTGGACCGGTTTCGGGGAGACAGCGCCTTTTATACCTGGCTCTACCGGATCGCGGTGAACACCGCCAAGAATTACCTCGTGGCCAAGGGCCGCCGGCCCCCGGACGCGGATATCGACGCCAGCGATGCGGAGCAGATGAGCGGGGCCGACGTAATGCGCGAGGTGGGCACTCCCGAGGATGTCGCGCTGTCCAAGGAGATGAGCGAGAAGGTCCTGCAGGTGATCGAGGAGCTCCCATCCGACCTGCGCACGGCGCTGACGCTACGCGAGATTGACGGCCTGACCTACGAGGAGATCGCCAAGGTCATGGACTGTCCCATCGGGACAGTCCGCTCCCGGATCTTCCGGGCCCGGGAGGCCGTCAATAACGCCCTTGAAGCCCTGTCTCGGGAAAAGGAGGAGCAATAG
- the nadB gene encoding L-aspartate oxidase: protein MAEHPSSDPSDILIIGGGIAGLSAALALAGDHQVTVLTKGSAGESATLYAQGGIAAVLDPLDSFDDHIADTLEAGAGLCHPETVEYVVRHGPEAIQRLIHMGVPFTREPGEEGPLAGFHLTREGGHSHRRIIHAADATGRAVETTLLEEAQAHPNIRLLDQHVAIQLITAAKLGRESPEGDRCWGAYALHVPSGRVRTFGARATLLATGGAGKVYLYTTNPDVATGDGIAMAYRAGCRVANMEFIQFHPTCLYHPEAKTFLISEAVRGEGGILRLADGDRFMTRHDERAELAPRDIVARAIDYEMKRTGADCVYLDITHQPREFLERHFPTIRAKLLEYGIDMATEPIPVVPAAHYTCGGIVTDLEGHTDLEGLFAAGETAHTGLHGANRLASNSLLEGLVLADAAQAAIREQVARDPARVPEIPSWDTSRVTESNEEVVVAHDWAELRQFMWDYMGIVRTDKRLERAKRRLDMLMGEVEEYYARFTVTQDLIELRHLALVADLIIRSARSRRESRGLHYNQDYPGPDTSRPSWDTVVYRTADGYDRTEDVPISGNQGSAPPSPHRDAGEG from the coding sequence ATGGCAGAGCACCCAAGTAGCGATCCGAGCGATATTCTGATCATCGGCGGGGGCATCGCCGGCCTATCGGCGGCCCTGGCCCTGGCCGGCGACCACCAGGTTACGGTCCTCACGAAGGGCTCCGCCGGAGAATCCGCCACCCTGTACGCCCAGGGCGGCATCGCCGCGGTCCTCGACCCCCTCGACTCCTTCGACGACCACATCGCCGACACCCTGGAGGCCGGGGCCGGCCTGTGCCACCCGGAAACGGTGGAGTACGTGGTCCGCCACGGCCCGGAGGCCATCCAGCGCCTCATCCACATGGGCGTCCCCTTCACCCGGGAACCGGGCGAAGAAGGGCCCCTGGCCGGCTTCCATCTTACCCGCGAGGGGGGACACAGCCACCGGCGCATCATCCATGCCGCCGACGCCACCGGCCGGGCCGTGGAGACCACCCTGCTGGAGGAGGCGCAGGCCCATCCCAACATACGCCTGCTGGACCAGCACGTGGCGATCCAGCTCATCACCGCGGCCAAGCTGGGCCGGGAATCCCCGGAGGGGGACCGCTGCTGGGGCGCCTACGCCCTCCACGTGCCCAGCGGCCGGGTGCGTACCTTCGGCGCCCGGGCCACGCTGCTTGCCACGGGTGGGGCCGGCAAGGTCTATCTCTACACCACCAATCCGGACGTGGCCACCGGCGACGGCATCGCCATGGCCTACCGGGCCGGGTGCCGGGTGGCCAACATGGAGTTCATCCAGTTCCACCCCACCTGCCTCTACCACCCCGAGGCCAAGACGTTCCTGATCTCGGAGGCGGTGCGGGGGGAAGGCGGTATCCTGCGCCTGGCCGACGGCGACCGCTTCATGACCCGCCACGACGAGCGCGCCGAGCTGGCACCGCGCGACATCGTCGCCCGGGCCATCGACTACGAGATGAAGCGCACCGGGGCCGACTGCGTCTACCTGGACATCACCCACCAGCCCCGGGAGTTCCTGGAGCGCCACTTCCCCACCATCCGGGCCAAGCTCCTGGAGTACGGCATCGACATGGCCACCGAGCCCATCCCGGTGGTGCCCGCCGCCCATTACACCTGTGGGGGGATCGTCACCGACCTGGAGGGGCACACCGACCTGGAGGGGCTGTTCGCCGCCGGCGAAACCGCCCACACCGGCCTGCACGGCGCCAACCGCTTGGCCAGCAACTCCCTGCTGGAGGGCCTGGTGCTGGCGGACGCCGCCCAGGCCGCCATCCGCGAGCAGGTGGCGCGGGATCCGGCGAGGGTTCCGGAGATTCCCAGCTGGGACACCAGCCGGGTCACCGAGTCCAACGAGGAGGTGGTGGTTGCCCACGACTGGGCGGAGCTGCGCCAGTTCATGTGGGACTACATGGGGATCGTGCGCACGGACAAGCGCCTGGAGCGCGCCAAGCGCCGCCTGGACATGCTCATGGGCGAGGTGGAGGAGTACTACGCCCGCTTCACGGTCACCCAGGACCTCATCGAGCTCCGCCATCTGGCCCTGGTGGCGGACCTGATCATCCGCTCCGCCCGCTCCCGCCGCGAGAGCCGGGGACTGCATTACAACCAGGACTACCCCGGCCCCGATACCAGCCGA